A genome region from Geodermatophilus bullaregiensis includes the following:
- a CDS encoding DUF2237 family protein, whose amino-acid sequence MTEPERNVLGGELEPCGTEPLTGFYRDGSCRTGAQDLGSHTVCAVVSQEFLTLQRELGNDLVTPRPEYGFPGLRPGDRWCVVAARWLQAYRAGVAAGVVLAATNARALEIVPLSALRQHAVDVPDDISDLD is encoded by the coding sequence GTGACCGAGCCGGAGCGCAACGTGCTGGGCGGCGAGCTGGAGCCGTGCGGCACCGAACCGCTCACCGGGTTCTACCGCGACGGCTCGTGCCGCACGGGTGCGCAGGACCTGGGCAGCCACACCGTGTGCGCCGTCGTCTCGCAGGAGTTCCTGACGCTGCAGCGCGAGCTGGGCAACGACCTCGTCACCCCGCGACCGGAGTACGGCTTCCCGGGGCTGCGGCCCGGCGACCGGTGGTGCGTGGTGGCCGCGCGGTGGCTGCAGGCCTACCGCGCGGGCGTGGCGGCCGGCGTCGTCCTGGCGGCGACCAACGCCCGGGCGCTCGAGATCGTCCCGCTGAGCGCCCTGCGCCAGCACGCCGTCGACGTCCCCGACGACATCAGCGACCTGGACTGA
- a CDS encoding extracellular catalytic domain type 1 short-chain-length polyhydroxyalkanoate depolymerase yields MRRALLRLLLVPALVATGLLTAGPASAAGPVRVTDFGANPGELEVYAYRPAGLPAGAPVVVALHGCTQDAAGYALGSGWPELADRWGFTVVLPQQTTANNANRCFTWFEPGDVTRGHGEAASVRSMVAHAVTAYGADPGRVFVSGLSAGGAMSAALLAAHPDVFAAGSVIAGVPVGCAVDLFTAVACTTVSGQRTPEQWAAAVRAAAPAGTTEWPEVSVWHGTDDRTVNPANALDLRDQWTAVHGLSQLPASTTALPAGTTRHRYADADGTVRVTTYTVAGMGHAAPNDPGEGPRQCGRPDRYFAGTVCSSWYDGVSWGLDRPGRAPYRPARL; encoded by the coding sequence GTGCGGCGTGCTCTGCTGCGACTGCTGCTCGTCCCGGCGCTCGTGGCCACCGGCCTGCTCACCGCGGGACCGGCGTCGGCGGCCGGGCCGGTGCGGGTGACCGACTTCGGCGCGAACCCGGGCGAGCTGGAGGTGTACGCGTACCGGCCCGCGGGGCTGCCCGCGGGCGCCCCGGTCGTCGTGGCGCTGCACGGCTGCACCCAGGACGCCGCCGGCTACGCCCTCGGCTCGGGGTGGCCGGAGCTGGCCGACCGGTGGGGGTTCACCGTCGTCCTGCCGCAGCAGACCACCGCCAACAACGCCAACCGGTGCTTCACCTGGTTCGAGCCCGGCGACGTCACCCGCGGTCACGGCGAGGCGGCCTCGGTCCGCAGCATGGTGGCCCACGCGGTCACCGCGTACGGTGCCGACCCGGGGCGGGTCTTCGTCAGCGGGCTGTCGGCCGGCGGGGCGATGAGCGCGGCGCTGCTCGCCGCCCACCCCGACGTCTTCGCGGCCGGGTCGGTCATCGCCGGCGTCCCCGTCGGCTGCGCCGTCGACCTGTTCACCGCGGTCGCCTGCACGACCGTGTCCGGGCAGCGGACGCCGGAGCAGTGGGCGGCCGCGGTCCGCGCGGCGGCGCCGGCGGGGACGACGGAGTGGCCGGAGGTCTCCGTCTGGCACGGGACCGACGACCGGACCGTGAACCCGGCCAACGCGCTGGACCTGCGCGACCAGTGGACGGCGGTGCACGGACTGTCGCAGCTGCCGGCCTCGACCACCGCGCTGCCCGCCGGCACCACCCGCCACCGCTACGCCGACGCCGACGGCACCGTGCGCGTCACCACCTACACCGTCGCCGGCATGGGCCACGCCGCGCCCAACGACCCCGGCGAGGGTCCCCGGCAGTGCGGCCGGCCGGACCGGTACTTCGCCGGCACCGTCTGCTCGAGCTGGTACGACGGCGTGAGCTGGGGCCTCGACCGGCCCGGCCGCGCGCCCTACCGCCCGGCGCGGCTCTGA
- a CDS encoding DeoR/GlpR family DNA-binding transcription regulator, which produces MAVPDRLDVTLRLVRNGGRASLADLAARLGVSEMTVRRDLDALQARGLVERVRGGAVAVAEPESAAGFAARAGWQAGLKDRIGRAAAALVAPGATVLLDAGTTTVAVARALADRAAAGEGPVTAAVLSLPVAEVLADRPGVRLLVVGGESRPGERSLAGPLTAAVLRQLTFDVFVMSIGAVSAAAGWSEFTLEDAAVKQVALQQARTSLVVADASKLGVRAFASVAPLDAVGRLVTDASARDPQLTPAAQDTLAALENADVEVVLA; this is translated from the coding sequence GTGGCCGTCCCCGACCGACTCGACGTGACGCTGCGGCTGGTGCGCAACGGCGGCCGTGCGTCGCTGGCCGACCTCGCCGCCCGGCTGGGCGTCTCGGAGATGACCGTCCGCCGCGACCTCGACGCGCTGCAGGCCCGCGGGCTGGTCGAGCGGGTGCGCGGTGGCGCGGTCGCCGTCGCCGAGCCCGAGAGCGCCGCCGGCTTCGCCGCGCGGGCGGGCTGGCAGGCCGGCCTCAAGGACCGCATCGGCCGGGCGGCCGCCGCGCTGGTCGCCCCCGGTGCCACGGTGCTCCTCGACGCCGGGACGACGACCGTCGCCGTCGCCCGGGCGCTGGCCGACCGGGCCGCCGCCGGGGAGGGCCCCGTCACCGCGGCGGTGCTGAGCCTGCCGGTGGCCGAGGTGCTCGCCGACCGGCCCGGCGTGCGCCTGCTCGTCGTCGGCGGGGAGTCGCGGCCGGGCGAGCGCAGCCTGGCCGGCCCGCTGACCGCCGCGGTGCTGCGGCAGCTGACCTTCGACGTCTTCGTCATGTCGATCGGGGCGGTCAGCGCCGCGGCGGGCTGGTCGGAGTTCACCCTGGAGGACGCCGCGGTCAAGCAGGTGGCGCTGCAGCAGGCGCGCACCAGCCTGGTCGTCGCCGACGCCTCCAAGCTCGGCGTCCGTGCCTTCGCCTCCGTCGCGCCGCTCGACGCCGTCGGACGCCTGGTCACCGACGCCAGCGCCCGCGACCCCCAGCTCACCCCCGCGGCGCAGGACACCCTCGCCGCGCTCGAGAACGCCGACGTGGAGGTCGTGCTCGCATGA
- a CDS encoding acetoacetate--CoA ligase has translation MTADTSAAPVLWQPTQETKEATRLAGFAREAAGRRGLDLDACDYDAIWRWSVEHLDQFWADVAEWSGVLPGVPDDRVLTRPGMPGAEWFPGTTVNYAEQALRHATDEHPALVAVAEDADPVEVPWAQLREQVGAFAATLRRLGVQRGDRVAGYLPNVPEAVVAFLGAASIGAVWSSCAPDFGTRAVLDRFAQIEPTVLVAVDGYRFNGRPHDRRDVVSELRAALPSVRTTVAVPRLFPDEVPDGALPWAEAVGEPQEPRFEPLPFDAPLWIVYSSGTTGLPKGIVHGHGGVVLEQHKQLGLHGDVGPGDRFYWYASTAWIMWNIATSALLRGATVVVHDGAPAYPSVDAQFALAARTGITYLGTSAGYLTACEKAGIRPGETHDLSALRTIGSTGSPLPASAFHWVYDAVKSDVFLASVSGGTDVATGFIGSTLLLPVTAGELQRPMLAVAAAAWDEEGRPVTGELGELVVTEPMPSMPLYFWNDPDGVRYRESYFEPWPGVWRHGDWMEVTERGTCLITGRSDSTLNRGGVRMGTADIYAAVESVPEVLDCVVLGVEQRDGGYWMPLFVELAEGEELTDELRDRIRAAIREQASPRHVPDEVLVVPGVPHTRTGKRLEVPLKRLFQGVPPERAVNTGAVDDASLVEHYVALARERGAR, from the coding sequence GTGACCGCTGACACCTCCGCCGCCCCGGTGCTCTGGCAGCCCACCCAGGAGACGAAGGAGGCGACCCGGCTCGCGGGGTTCGCCCGCGAGGCGGCCGGACGCCGTGGACTCGACCTCGACGCGTGCGACTACGACGCGATCTGGCGCTGGTCGGTCGAGCACCTCGACCAGTTCTGGGCCGACGTCGCCGAGTGGTCCGGCGTGCTGCCCGGCGTCCCCGACGACCGGGTGCTGACCCGCCCCGGGATGCCCGGCGCCGAGTGGTTCCCCGGGACGACGGTCAACTACGCCGAGCAGGCGCTGCGGCACGCCACCGACGAGCACCCCGCGCTGGTCGCCGTCGCCGAGGACGCCGACCCCGTCGAGGTCCCCTGGGCGCAGCTGCGCGAGCAGGTCGGCGCGTTCGCCGCCACGCTCCGCCGGCTGGGTGTGCAGCGCGGTGACCGGGTCGCCGGCTACCTGCCCAACGTCCCCGAGGCGGTGGTCGCCTTCCTCGGCGCGGCGTCCATCGGTGCGGTGTGGTCCTCGTGCGCGCCCGACTTCGGCACCCGCGCCGTCCTCGACCGGTTCGCCCAGATCGAGCCCACCGTGCTGGTCGCCGTCGACGGGTACCGCTTCAACGGCAGGCCCCACGACCGGCGCGACGTCGTCTCCGAGTTGCGCGCGGCCCTGCCCAGCGTGCGGACGACGGTCGCCGTCCCGCGGCTCTTCCCCGACGAGGTGCCCGACGGCGCGCTGCCCTGGGCGGAGGCGGTGGGCGAGCCGCAGGAGCCGCGGTTCGAGCCGCTGCCCTTCGACGCCCCGCTGTGGATCGTCTACTCGTCCGGGACGACCGGGCTGCCCAAGGGCATCGTGCACGGCCACGGCGGCGTCGTCCTCGAGCAGCACAAGCAGCTGGGCCTGCACGGCGACGTCGGCCCCGGCGACCGCTTCTACTGGTATGCCTCCACCGCCTGGATCATGTGGAACATCGCCACGTCGGCGCTGCTGCGGGGCGCGACCGTGGTCGTGCACGACGGGGCGCCGGCCTACCCGTCGGTCGACGCCCAGTTCGCCCTCGCCGCCCGCACCGGCATCACCTACCTGGGCACCAGCGCCGGGTACCTCACCGCCTGCGAGAAGGCGGGCATCCGGCCGGGGGAGACCCACGACCTGTCGGCGCTGCGGACCATCGGCTCCACCGGCTCGCCGCTGCCGGCCTCGGCGTTCCACTGGGTCTACGACGCCGTGAAGAGCGACGTCTTCCTCGCCTCGGTCTCCGGCGGCACGGACGTCGCCACCGGCTTCATCGGGAGCACGCTGCTGCTGCCGGTGACCGCCGGTGAGCTGCAGCGGCCGATGCTCGCCGTCGCCGCCGCCGCGTGGGACGAGGAGGGCCGGCCGGTCACCGGGGAGCTCGGGGAGCTGGTCGTCACCGAGCCGATGCCGTCCATGCCGCTGTACTTCTGGAACGACCCGGACGGCGTGCGCTACCGCGAGTCCTACTTCGAGCCCTGGCCCGGCGTCTGGCGGCACGGCGACTGGATGGAGGTCACCGAGCGCGGCACCTGCCTGATCACCGGCCGGTCGGACTCCACGCTCAACCGCGGCGGCGTGCGCATGGGGACGGCGGACATCTACGCCGCCGTCGAGTCGGTCCCGGAGGTGCTCGACTGCGTCGTCCTCGGCGTCGAGCAGCGCGACGGCGGCTACTGGATGCCGCTGTTCGTGGAGCTCGCGGAGGGGGAGGAGCTCACCGACGAGCTGCGGGACCGGATCCGCGCCGCCATCCGCGAGCAGGCCAGCCCGCGGCACGTGCCCGACGAGGTGCTCGTCGTCCCCGGGGTCCCGCACACCCGGACCGGCAAGCGGCTGGAGGTGCCGCTCAAGCGGCTGTTCCAGGGCGTGCCGCCGGAGAGGGCGGTCAACACCGGGGCGGTCGACGACGCCTCGCTGGTCGAGCACTACGTCGCCCTCGCCCGGGAGCGCGGCGCCCGCTGA
- a CDS encoding DUF4406 domain-containing protein, giving the protein MNQPLMILVAGPYRGGTGDDPTLIAANHRAIREACLALFRAGHLAVNGEDLALPLAELAGSTRVGDAAFDEVFHPMGRRLVARVDAVLRLPGASAGSDEMVALARARGAAVYTGLDQVPGVAR; this is encoded by the coding sequence ATGAACCAGCCCCTGATGATCCTGGTCGCCGGGCCCTACCGCGGGGGCACCGGCGACGACCCGACGCTGATCGCGGCCAACCACCGCGCCATCCGGGAGGCCTGCCTGGCGCTGTTCCGCGCCGGCCACCTCGCCGTCAACGGGGAGGACCTGGCGCTGCCGCTCGCGGAGCTGGCCGGGTCGACGCGGGTGGGTGACGCCGCCTTCGACGAGGTGTTCCACCCGATGGGCCGGCGGCTGGTCGCCCGCGTCGACGCCGTCCTGCGGCTACCCGGCGCCTCGGCCGGGTCCGACGAGATGGTCGCCCTGGCCCGCGCCCGCGGCGCGGCGGTCTACACCGGCCTCGACCAGGTGCCGGGGGTGGCACGGTGA
- a CDS encoding NUDIX domain-containing protein — protein sequence MTAVGVPGVDVPDHRGRTGLDRAGRDLTGNPGVVVRDVELLAGGWHVLRRTTFDQRRRDGRWTTEQRETYDRGNGATLLPHDVARGTVLLTRQFRYPAYVNGSPDGLLVETAAGLLEEQDAESAVRREAEEELGVVLGEVTRVFDVFTSPGSVTERVVCFAAPYTPADRVSAGGGLVEEGEDIEVLELGIDEALAWVDDGRIADAKTILLLQWAVLRGPFRDRQSRAGR from the coding sequence GTGACCGCGGTGGGGGTCCCCGGCGTCGACGTCCCCGACCACCGGGGCCGGACCGGGCTCGACCGCGCGGGCCGCGACCTCACCGGCAACCCCGGCGTCGTCGTCCGCGACGTCGAGCTGCTCGCCGGCGGGTGGCACGTGCTGCGCCGCACGACGTTCGACCAGCGCCGCCGCGACGGCCGCTGGACCACCGAGCAGCGCGAGACCTACGACCGCGGCAACGGGGCGACGCTGCTGCCCCACGACGTCGCGCGCGGCACGGTGCTGCTGACGCGGCAGTTCCGCTACCCGGCCTACGTCAACGGCTCCCCCGACGGGCTGCTCGTCGAGACCGCCGCCGGGCTGCTCGAGGAGCAGGACGCCGAGTCCGCGGTGCGCCGCGAGGCCGAGGAGGAGCTCGGCGTCGTCCTCGGGGAGGTCACCCGCGTCTTCGACGTCTTCACCAGCCCGGGGTCGGTGACCGAGCGGGTCGTCTGCTTCGCCGCGCCCTACACGCCGGCCGACCGGGTGTCGGCCGGCGGCGGGCTGGTCGAGGAGGGCGAGGACATCGAGGTGCTCGAGCTCGGGATCGACGAGGCGCTGGCCTGGGTGGACGACGGCCGGATCGCCGACGCCAAGACGATCCTGCTGCTGCAGTGGGCGGTGCTGCGCGGCCCGTTCCGCGACCGTCAGAGCCGCGCCGGGCGGTAG
- a CDS encoding acyl-CoA dehydrogenase family protein, whose translation MTSTQDRPTGLLEPRPPALLPPWHTPEREALQQQARRLAHDEVLPVADELDPRKGLLPESLLARLAELGYFGITVPAEHGGLGLGVFEYCMVSEELARAWMSSASILARSQGLGTTVPDPVRRADLLGRSARGEWIGAIALSEPGAGSDLAGVTTRAVREGDEWVVTGHKRWCGNAEAADFIQVLVRVRDPEPGESRSRGLTNLLLEKERGSFPAGLTGTPIDKVGYHGFLTWDLVFDGVRIPAGNELADPGGSGGGDGPETARAGFAEAQRFLNTARVHTAARAVGLARAALEDSIVYLQEREQFGHPIGDFQALRFALAEMAAQVEQSRAFYRQVAHLLDLGVPCEREAAMVKLEATEMAVRVTNQAMQLHGGNGYTTERQVERHWRDARLTTIFEGTSEIQKRIISDRLLPRSPLT comes from the coding sequence ATGACGTCGACCCAGGACCGCCCCACCGGGCTGCTCGAGCCCCGGCCCCCGGCGCTGCTGCCGCCGTGGCACACCCCCGAGCGGGAGGCGCTGCAGCAGCAGGCCCGCCGCCTCGCCCACGACGAGGTGCTCCCGGTGGCCGACGAGCTCGACCCGAGGAAGGGGCTGCTCCCGGAGTCGCTGCTGGCCCGCCTGGCCGAGCTGGGGTACTTCGGCATCACCGTGCCGGCCGAGCACGGGGGCCTGGGCCTGGGCGTCTTCGAGTACTGCATGGTCTCCGAGGAGCTGGCCCGCGCCTGGATGAGCAGCGCGAGCATCCTGGCCCGCTCCCAGGGCCTGGGCACCACGGTGCCCGACCCGGTCCGGCGCGCCGACCTGCTGGGCCGCAGCGCCCGGGGCGAGTGGATCGGCGCCATCGCGCTGTCCGAGCCCGGCGCCGGCTCCGACCTCGCCGGCGTCACCACCCGCGCCGTCCGCGAGGGGGACGAGTGGGTGGTCACCGGTCACAAGCGCTGGTGCGGCAACGCCGAGGCCGCCGACTTCATCCAGGTGCTGGTGCGCGTGCGCGACCCCGAGCCGGGGGAGTCGCGATCCCGCGGCCTGACCAACCTGCTGCTGGAGAAGGAGCGCGGCTCGTTCCCCGCGGGCCTGACCGGGACGCCGATCGACAAGGTCGGCTACCACGGCTTCCTCACCTGGGACCTCGTCTTCGACGGCGTCCGGATCCCGGCCGGCAACGAGCTGGCCGACCCCGGCGGCTCCGGCGGCGGCGACGGGCCGGAGACCGCCCGTGCCGGGTTCGCCGAGGCGCAGCGCTTCCTCAACACCGCCCGCGTGCACACCGCCGCCCGCGCCGTCGGCCTGGCCCGCGCCGCGCTCGAGGACTCGATCGTCTACCTGCAGGAGCGCGAGCAGTTCGGCCACCCGATCGGCGACTTCCAGGCGCTGCGCTTCGCCCTCGCCGAGATGGCCGCGCAGGTGGAGCAGTCACGCGCCTTCTACCGGCAGGTGGCCCACCTGCTCGACCTCGGCGTCCCGTGCGAGCGCGAGGCGGCGATGGTCAAGCTCGAGGCCACCGAGATGGCGGTGCGGGTGACCAACCAGGCCATGCAGCTGCACGGCGGCAACGGCTACACCACCGAGCGCCAGGTCGAGCGGCACTGGCGCGACGCCCGGCTGACGACGATCTTCGAGGGCACCAGCGAGATCCAGAAGCGGATCATCAGCGACCGTCTCCTGCCCCGCTCGCCGCTGACGTGA
- a CDS encoding glutathione peroxidase produces MAADLLDLPVSTLQGEATTLGALTGGRPALVVNVASRCGLTAQYTQLEQLQREYGPRGFTVVGVPCNQFAGQEPGTAEEIAGFCSATYGVSFPMTEKVEVNGEDAHPVYRQLAAAPDGSGEAGPVQWNFEKFLLTGDGEVVARFRPATDPAAPEVRTAIEALLPR; encoded by the coding sequence GTGGCTGCCGACCTGTTGGACCTGCCCGTCTCGACGCTGCAGGGCGAGGCGACCACCCTCGGCGCGCTCACCGGCGGCCGGCCCGCCCTGGTGGTCAACGTGGCCAGCCGGTGCGGGCTCACCGCGCAGTACACCCAGCTCGAGCAGCTGCAGCGGGAGTACGGCCCGCGCGGTTTCACCGTCGTCGGCGTGCCGTGCAACCAGTTCGCGGGGCAGGAGCCGGGCACCGCCGAGGAGATCGCCGGGTTCTGCTCGGCCACGTACGGCGTCAGCTTCCCGATGACCGAGAAGGTCGAGGTCAACGGCGAGGACGCGCACCCGGTCTACCGGCAGCTGGCCGCGGCCCCCGACGGCTCGGGCGAGGCCGGCCCGGTGCAGTGGAACTTCGAGAAGTTCCTGCTCACCGGCGACGGCGAGGTCGTCGCCCGGTTCCGCCCGGCGACCGACCCGGCCGCGCCCGAGGTCCGGACGGCGATCGAGGCGCTCCTCCCCCGCTGA